A stretch of the Polaribacter pacificus genome encodes the following:
- the accD gene encoding acetyl-CoA carboxylase, carboxyltransferase subunit beta has product MAWFKRKEKGIHTATEDKKDIPRGLWYKTPSGKIIDTEELKRNLYVSPEDGYHVRIGSKEYFELFFDDNVFTELDANLTSLDPLKFEDTKKYPDRLKAAQEKTKLKDAVRTAVGKSLGKDLVIAAMDFTFIGGSMGSVVGEKIARAINYSIEHKIPFLMISKSGGARMMEASLSLMQLVKTSAKLAQLADAQIPYISLCTDPTTGGTTASYAMLGDINIAEPNALIGFAGPRVVKDTTGKDLPEGFQRSEFLLEHGFLDAIYERKNLKKQVNLYIDLIQNLPVRD; this is encoded by the coding sequence ATGGCTTGGTTTAAAAGAAAAGAAAAAGGTATTCATACCGCTACAGAAGATAAAAAAGACATCCCTAGGGGCTTGTGGTACAAGACTCCTAGTGGAAAAATTATTGACACAGAAGAACTAAAAAGAAACTTATACGTAAGCCCAGAAGATGGTTACCATGTTCGCATTGGGAGTAAAGAGTATTTTGAACTCTTTTTTGATGACAATGTTTTTACAGAACTAGACGCCAACCTTACCTCTTTAGATCCTTTAAAGTTTGAAGACACTAAAAAATATCCTGATAGATTAAAGGCTGCACAAGAAAAAACAAAATTAAAAGATGCTGTTAGAACAGCTGTAGGTAAATCTTTAGGAAAAGATTTGGTTATTGCCGCAATGGATTTTACATTTATTGGAGGTTCAATGGGTTCAGTGGTTGGTGAAAAAATAGCCAGAGCAATTAACTATTCTATAGAGCATAAAATTCCTTTTTTGATGATTTCAAAATCCGGAGGTGCTCGTATGATGGAAGCTTCTCTTTCTTTAATGCAGCTCGTAAAAACATCAGCTAAGCTAGCACAGTTGGCAGATGCTCAAATACCTTATATATCTTTGTGTACAGATCCTACAACAGGAGGAACAACTGCTTCTTATGCCATGCTTGGAGACATTAATATTGCTGAGCCAAATGCCTTAATTGGATTTGCTGGACCTAGAGTAGTAAAAGACACCACAGGAAAAGATTTACCAGAAGGTTTTCAACGTTCAGAATTCTTATTAGAACACGGTTTCTTAGATGCCATTTACGAGCGAAAAAACTTAAAAAAACAAGTGAATTTATATATTGATTTAATTCAAAATTTACCAGTTAGAGATTAA
- the rpsO gene encoding 30S ribosomal protein S15: protein MYLTKEVKEEIFSKHGKSVTDTGTSEGQIALFTFRINHLTEHLKRNRKDYNTERSLVKLVGKRRSLLDYLKNKDINRYREIIKELGIRK, encoded by the coding sequence ATGTATTTAACAAAAGAAGTAAAAGAGGAAATCTTTTCAAAACACGGTAAATCAGTAACTGATACTGGTACGTCTGAAGGACAAATTGCTTTGTTTACATTTAGAATTAACCACCTAACTGAGCACTTAAAAAGAAATCGTAAAGATTACAACACAGAGCGTTCATTAGTAAAGTTGGTAGGTAAACGTAGAAGTTTATTAGACTATCTAAAAAACAAAGATATCAACAGATATCGTGAAATTATCAAAGAATTAGGAATTAGAAAATAA
- a CDS encoding polyribonucleotide nucleotidyltransferase, with translation MIPKVFNEIIDLGDGRTIKLETGKLAKQAHGSVVVQMGDAMLLCTVVSNYKQSDVDFLPLTVDYREKFAAAGRYPGGFFKREARPSDGEVLTMRLVDRVLRPLFPKDYHAETQVMIQLMSHDENVMPDALAGLAASAAIQLSDLPFETPISEARVARVNGEFVINPNRAQLAESDIDMMIGASADSVMMVEGEMDEISEEEMADAIKFAHEAIKVQCAAQVRLAEAFGKKETRTYESEREDEALAEKIEGMAYDKVYAIAKAGSSKKERSEAFATIKEEIKSSFSEEELADFGGLISKYYSKAEKKAIRDLTLSEGLRLDGRKTTEIRPIWCEVDYLPSTHGSSIFTRGETQALATVTLGTSREANQIDMPSYEGEETFYLHYNFPPFCTGEARPLRGTSRREVGHGNLAQRALKGMIPDNCPYTVRVVSEVLESNGSSSMATVCSGTMALMDAGVQLKKPVSGIAMGLISDGDRYAVLSDILGDEDHLGDMDFKVTGTADGITACQMDIKVKGLSYEILVNALKQAREGRLHILEKITDTIATPNADVKAHAPKMITRRIPNDMIGAFIGPGGKHIQELQKVTGTTIVITEDAVTEEGIIEILGTKPEGIDAVIARIESMLFKPEVGSVYEVKVIKMLDFGAVVEYTEAPGNEVLLHVSELAWERTENVSDVVNMGDVFDVKYFGVDPRTRKEKVSRKAILPKPEGYVARPPRDDSRSGGRDQRGGSRDNRGRDNRRDDRKPRENRD, from the coding sequence ATGATTCCAAAAGTATTTAACGAGATCATCGATCTTGGAGATGGAAGAACCATCAAATTAGAAACTGGTAAGTTGGCCAAACAAGCCCACGGTTCGGTTGTTGTGCAAATGGGTGACGCTATGTTATTATGTACAGTAGTGTCAAATTACAAACAAAGTGATGTTGATTTTTTACCGTTAACGGTAGATTATAGAGAAAAATTTGCTGCTGCTGGAAGATACCCTGGAGGTTTCTTTAAAAGAGAAGCAAGACCAAGTGATGGAGAAGTATTAACCATGCGTTTGGTTGATCGTGTATTACGTCCATTATTCCCAAAAGATTACCATGCAGAAACTCAGGTAATGATTCAATTAATGTCTCATGATGAAAATGTAATGCCTGATGCTTTGGCTGGACTAGCTGCATCTGCTGCAATACAGTTGAGTGACTTACCTTTTGAAACGCCTATTTCTGAAGCACGTGTTGCCAGAGTTAATGGAGAATTCGTAATCAATCCTAACAGAGCGCAATTAGCAGAGTCTGATATCGACATGATGATTGGTGCTTCTGCTGATTCAGTAATGATGGTAGAGGGTGAAATGGATGAGATTTCTGAAGAAGAAATGGCAGACGCAATTAAATTTGCCCATGAAGCTATTAAAGTACAGTGTGCTGCACAAGTTCGTTTAGCTGAAGCCTTTGGAAAAAAGGAAACTCGTACTTACGAATCAGAAAGAGAAGATGAAGCCTTAGCTGAAAAGATAGAAGGGATGGCATATGACAAAGTATATGCTATAGCAAAAGCAGGTTCTTCAAAAAAAGAACGTTCAGAAGCATTTGCAACTATAAAAGAAGAAATCAAGAGTAGTTTTTCTGAAGAAGAACTAGCTGACTTTGGAGGGTTGATCTCTAAATACTACAGCAAAGCAGAGAAAAAAGCAATTAGAGACCTTACCTTAAGCGAAGGATTGCGTTTAGACGGTCGTAAAACGACTGAGATTAGACCTATCTGGTGTGAGGTAGATTATTTACCATCAACACATGGTTCATCTATCTTTACTCGTGGAGAAACTCAAGCATTAGCAACAGTTACTTTAGGAACATCTAGAGAAGCAAATCAAATAGACATGCCTTCTTACGAAGGAGAAGAGACTTTCTATTTACATTATAACTTCCCTCCTTTTTGTACAGGCGAAGCAAGACCTTTAAGAGGTACTTCACGTAGAGAGGTAGGACACGGAAACTTAGCACAACGTGCTTTAAAAGGAATGATTCCTGATAATTGCCCATATACAGTAAGAGTAGTTTCGGAAGTATTAGAATCAAATGGTTCTTCTTCTATGGCTACTGTTTGTTCTGGAACTATGGCATTAATGGACGCTGGAGTTCAGTTAAAAAAGCCAGTTTCTGGTATTGCAATGGGATTAATTTCTGACGGTGATCGTTATGCTGTATTGTCTGATATTTTAGGTGATGAAGATCACTTAGGAGATATGGACTTTAAAGTAACAGGAACTGCTGATGGAATTACTGCTTGTCAAATGGATATTAAAGTAAAAGGACTTTCTTATGAAATCTTAGTTAATGCTTTAAAACAAGCACGTGAAGGACGTTTACATATATTGGAAAAAATTACTGATACAATTGCAACTCCTAATGCTGATGTAAAAGCACATGCTCCAAAAATGATTACTAGACGTATTCCTAACGATATGATCGGGGCCTTTATTGGACCAGGTGGAAAACATATTCAAGAATTACAAAAAGTAACAGGAACTACTATTGTAATTACTGAAGATGCTGTAACCGAAGAAGGAATTATCGAAATCTTAGGTACTAAACCAGAAGGTATCGACGCTGTAATTGCTCGTATTGAATCAATGTTATTCAAACCTGAGGTTGGAAGTGTATACGAAGTTAAAGTAATAAAAATGTTAGATTTTGGTGCTGTGGTTGAATATACTGAGGCTCCTGGAAACGAAGTTTTATTACACGTTAGTGAATTAGCTTGGGAACGCACAGAAAATGTTTCTGATGTAGTAAACATGGGTGATGTTTTTGATGTAAAATACTTTGGAGTAGACCCAAGAACTCGTAAAGAGAAAGTATCTAGAAAAGCTATTTTACCAAAACCTGAAGGCTATGTAGCTAGACCGCCTAGAGATGATAGTAGAAGTGGTGGTAGAGACCAAAGAGGTGGAAGTAGAGATAATCGCGGTAGAGATAACCGAAGAGATGATAGAAAACCAAGAGAAAATCGCGACTAG
- the fbaA gene encoding class II fructose-bisphosphate aldolase has protein sequence MSYTIKPGVATGETVQEIFAFAKEKGFALPAVNVVGTNSVNAVLETAKEVNSPVIIQFSNGGALFTAGKGLTNENEKAAIAGAISGAKHVHQMAELYGIPVILHTDHAAKKLLPWIDGLLDAGEKFYAETGKPLYSSHMIDLSEEPIEENIEICKKYLARMSKIGMTLEIELGITGGEEDGVDNTDVDVSKLYTQPEEVAYAYEELLKVSDKFTIAAAFGNVHGVYKPGNVKLTPKILKNSQEYISKKFQVPHNTISFVFHGGSGSSVEEIREAISYGVIKMNIDTDMQFAFTEGARDYIISKQEYLKTQIGNPEGAELPNKKYYDPRKWLREGELTFKTRLKVAFADLNNINTLA, from the coding sequence ATGAGTTATACAATAAAACCTGGAGTAGCCACTGGAGAAACTGTACAAGAAATCTTTGCCTTTGCTAAAGAAAAAGGCTTTGCCTTACCAGCTGTAAATGTAGTAGGAACAAATAGCGTAAATGCTGTTTTAGAGACTGCCAAAGAAGTGAATTCACCAGTAATTATACAATTTTCAAATGGAGGAGCCCTTTTCACTGCTGGAAAAGGATTGACTAATGAAAATGAAAAAGCTGCTATTGCTGGAGCCATTTCTGGCGCTAAACACGTACATCAAATGGCAGAATTATATGGAATTCCTGTTATTTTACATACAGACCATGCTGCAAAAAAATTACTTCCATGGATCGATGGATTGTTAGATGCTGGAGAAAAATTTTACGCAGAAACAGGCAAACCATTATATAGCTCACATATGATAGATTTATCTGAAGAGCCTATTGAAGAGAACATTGAGATTTGCAAAAAATATTTGGCTCGTATGAGCAAAATAGGCATGACTTTAGAAATCGAGTTAGGAATTACAGGTGGTGAAGAAGATGGTGTTGACAATACTGACGTAGATGTATCTAAATTGTACACACAACCAGAAGAAGTTGCCTATGCCTATGAAGAATTGCTAAAAGTAAGTGATAAATTTACAATTGCTGCTGCTTTTGGTAATGTACATGGTGTATACAAACCTGGAAATGTTAAGTTAACTCCAAAGATTTTAAAAAATTCACAAGAATATATTTCTAAGAAATTTCAAGTACCACATAACACCATTAGTTTTGTGTTTCATGGAGGTTCTGGATCAAGCGTAGAAGAAATCAGAGAGGCAATTAGCTATGGAGTTATTAAAATGAATATTGATACTGACATGCAATTTGCTTTTACTGAAGGTGCTAGGGATTATATTATTAGCAAACAAGAATATTTAAAAACGCAAATTGGAAACCCAGAAGGTGCTGAATTACCAAACAAAAAATATTACGATCCAAGAAAATGGTTACGAGAAGGAGAGCTTACGTTTAAGACTCGTCTAAAAGTTGCTTTTGCAGACCTGAATAATATCAATACACTTGCTTAA